One part of the Vicia villosa cultivar HV-30 ecotype Madison, WI linkage group LG6, Vvil1.0, whole genome shotgun sequence genome encodes these proteins:
- the LOC131614129 gene encoding proline transporter 1-like: protein MVSSYLPENLSGPRWINVIVNVIVFLQSIVSQHMFVAPIHKALDTRFLEIDKGMHLGKNFKRLFLLRVCFYTGNTFFAAAFPFMGDFVNLLGSFSLVPLTFMFPSMLFLKIKGKGARIEKKAWHWINIIFSFLLTIATTISALRFIINNILISTYNSNNYFSSSVHINNIQKYQFFADA, encoded by the exons ATGGTATCTTCATATCTTCCTGAAAACTTAAGTGGACCAAGATGGATCAATGTCATTGTTAATGTCATCGTTTTTCTACAATCCATAGTTTCTCAACAT ATGTTTGTGGCACCGATTCACAAGGCTTTGGACACTAGATTTCTGGAAATCGACAAGGGTATGCATTTGGGAAAGAATTTTAAACGTTTATTTCTACTACGCGTCTGCTTCTATACCGGAAACACATTCTTCGCAGCTGCATTTCCTTTTATGGGTGACTTTGTAAATTTGCTTGGATCATTTTCACTTGTTCCCCTCACTTTCATGTTCCCAAGCATGCTCTTTCTTAAG aTAAAGGGAAAGGGAGCTAGAATTGAGAAGAAGGCATGGCATTGGATCAACATTATATTTTCATTTCTACTTACAATAGCAACAACTATTTCAGCTCTTCGGTTCATCATCAACAATATCCTCATTTCTACATACAATAGCAACAACTATTTCAGCTCTTCGGTTCATATCAACAATATCCAAAAGTATCAGTTCTTTGCGGATGCATGA